A region of the Muricauda sp. MAR_2010_75 genome:
GAGAGAACCGAACGTCAACTTGGAATCGTAATCCCTTAGACTCTTGAACTTATCTGACCGTTTTTTGGCCTCATCCTCTTTGGTTACAAATTTGTCGTAGTTGAGTGAAACAACGGTTTCGTCCTGCTGTTCCTTTATCCATCTGGCATTTTCCTCAATCAATTTGATCTGTGGATTGTTGGCCATACGTTTTTTACTGTTTTCCACAGTTGCCTCAAGATCTATATAGCCATCCCAAACTTTGTAATCAGCTGGCGTAATTTTGTCCCAACCCAATGGATTTTCCTGGTCACGCTCACCCAAATCGATATAGCTATATCTATCTGGAACAACGATATCACTTTTAACACCTTCCAACTGTGTGGAACCACCATTGATTCTGTAGAATTTTTGTGTAGTCAACTTAATGGCTCCCAAATCGCCATGTTCATTGCTTCGGACAATATTGTCCAATGGAATTACATTTTGAACGGTTCCTTTACCAAAAGTTTGCTTGCTTCCAATGACTACGGCTCTTTTATAATCTTGCATGGCCGCTGCCAAAATTTCAGAAGCGGAGGCTGAAAGCTCATTCACCAAAATTACCAATGGTCCATCCCATTGAATGCGTTCATCCTTATCTTCATGCACTTCTTTTCGTTGTCCAGAAGAACGAACCTGAACTATGGGGCCATCCTTGATGAACAATCCGGCCATTTCAACAACGGTCTTTAAAGAACCTCCTCCATTATCTCGAAGATCAAGGATAATGCCTTCGACTCCATCATTTTTAAGACGTTCCACTTCTTTGGCCACATCGGTGGCAGCATTTCGTTCGGTGTAATCCTCAAAATCCACATAGAATTTAGGAAGATTTATAATTCCATATTCGTGATCATCACTTTTTATGGTTGCGGATTTTGCATAGGATTCTTCCAATTCCACCACATCACGGGTGATTGACACCTTTTCTATGGTTCCGTCAACTTTTCTAACAGTGAGGTCCACTACAGTACCTTTTGGGCCCTTGATGAGTTTAATGGCGTCATCAAGGCGCATCCCAACAATATCAATAGGCTCTTCACCTTCTTGTCCTACTTTTAAAATTTCATCACCAACTTCCAAACTTTGATCTCGCCAAACAGGACCACCGGAAATTATCTCAACGATTTTGGCACCTTCCGGTCTTTTTTGCAATCGGGCCCCAATGCCTTCAAACTTACCGGACATACCAATGTCAAATCGCTCCTTTTCTTCTGGTGCAAAATAAAATGTGTGGGGATCAAACTCGTCCACAATGGTATTGATGTACTGTACAAACCAATCCTTGCGCTCCAAGTCATCAATGAAATCGAAATATTCATCCAAGTTTTCCTTCACATTCTCACGGGCTTCTTGCTCCGTAACTGCTTTATCGATGGAACTTGGAAATTCATTAAAAGCAATAACATCTGTGGACACCTCTCCATCCCCATTTTGAATCATTTCAGAAATCCTGTTTTCCACCTTGTTCCCAAAGATGGCCAGGGCATTGTACTTTAATTGCTTTCTCCAACGCTCGCGAAGTTGCTTTTTGTTGGCCGCAAATTCCTGCTCACTGTAATCAATGTCAATGGTTTCATCCAAGGTAAAGTCGAAGGGTTCGGAAAGTACCTCTTTGTAAATTTCCTTGGCATCGTTCATACGGACCATTAATCGTTGGTACACAACATTGAAAAATGTGATGTCCGTATTCTTGATCTCATCATCGATCATGAACCGATATTTTTCAAATTCCCTAACATCGCTTTCCAAAAAATAACGCTTGGTGGGATCTAGAATATCGATAAAATCATCAAAAACGCTGGAACTGAAAGTATCATCCAGATTTTTAGGCTCGTAGTGTCCTCTTTCCAGCACGTAGGTAATCAAATCCAGTAGCAGTTTATCCTTGTCATCATTGTCAAAAGACTTGTTTGTGAAACTGCAGGAGGCCACTGCAACAAGAATTACCAGAAGTGCCAAAATAAAATTCTTCTTCATAAATCTATTTTTTTCGGGGTGATGGAATTTGATTTTTCCATCGCTTTATCCGTCATTTCTACTTGTATGAATTCCCTAAGATACTGAAAAAACCATGCCACTTAGGGCATTGTCATTTAATTTTTTGTTAAACAGTCGGGACTTCATATCCTTATGAAAAACGTATTTTTATGCCATTAATTATCCAAAATGAAAAAACCACTCATACTGGTCACCAATGATGATGGAATTACCGCCCCTGGATTACGCGCACTTATACGGACCATGAAGCAATTGGGCGACGTGGTGGTCGTGGCCCCAGACAGTCCCCAATCAGGGATGGGACATGCCATTACCGTGGACAGTACCTTGTTTTCCAAAAAGGTGGTGGTGGACCATAATGAAGGAGCTCCAAGCGAGTATAGCTGTAGCGGAACCCCTGCCGATTGTGTAAAATTGGCCCTAAGAGTGTTATTGGACCGCACCCCGGATATTTGTGTGAGCGGAATCAACCATGGCTCCAATTCATCCATAAATGTAATTTATTCGGGCACCATGAGTGCTGCCATTGAGGCAGGTATCGAGGGCATTCCCGCCATTGGTTTTTCGCTTTGCGATTATTCCTGGGATGCCAATTTTGAACCTTCGTTGGAGTGCATCAAAAAAATAGTTGCTGAAGCCTTGGTTAATGGAATTCCCAAAGGGACCGTACTCAATGTGAATATTCCCAAAAGTGATGATGCACCAAAAGGCATAAAAATTTGCAGACAGGCCCGCGGCAATTGGAAAGAAAAATTTGACGAACGAACCAGCCCTTCGGGCAAGGACTACTATTGGTTGACCGGGGAATTTGAACTGTTGGACAAGGGCCAGGACACCGATGAGTGGGCCTTGGCACAGGGCTATATCTCGGTGGTGCCAACACAATTTGACCTTACAGCACACCATGCCATCCCACAAATAAACAACTGGAACTTAAATGAACACTAAAAAAGAAATTTTAATCGGTTTTGCCGTAGGAATCATTGCAAACGTCTTTGGTACACTCATCTATATGTTGTTGTTTTCCGATTTGGGCATTGTGGAAACTTTTAAAGCTGCTATGGATCAGGGACACATGGGCAGTTTATTGGCTTTGGGGGCTATTTTAAACTTGGTGGCCTTTTTTGGTTTTCTTCGGATAAAAAGAGACCACAGGGCCAGAGGGGTCATGATTGCCACTTTGGTGACCGCGTTGGTCATTTTGTTTTATAAAGTGTTTGCGTAAAT
Encoded here:
- the surE gene encoding 5'/3'-nucleotidase SurE — protein: MKKPLILVTNDDGITAPGLRALIRTMKQLGDVVVVAPDSPQSGMGHAITVDSTLFSKKVVVDHNEGAPSEYSCSGTPADCVKLALRVLLDRTPDICVSGINHGSNSSINVIYSGTMSAAIEAGIEGIPAIGFSLCDYSWDANFEPSLECIKKIVAEALVNGIPKGTVLNVNIPKSDDAPKGIKICRQARGNWKEKFDERTSPSGKDYYWLTGEFELLDKGQDTDEWALAQGYISVVPTQFDLTAHHAIPQINNWNLNEH
- a CDS encoding carboxy terminal-processing peptidase, whose product is MKKNFILALLVILVAVASCSFTNKSFDNDDKDKLLLDLITYVLERGHYEPKNLDDTFSSSVFDDFIDILDPTKRYFLESDVREFEKYRFMIDDEIKNTDITFFNVVYQRLMVRMNDAKEIYKEVLSEPFDFTLDETIDIDYSEQEFAANKKQLRERWRKQLKYNALAIFGNKVENRISEMIQNGDGEVSTDVIAFNEFPSSIDKAVTEQEARENVKENLDEYFDFIDDLERKDWFVQYINTIVDEFDPHTFYFAPEEKERFDIGMSGKFEGIGARLQKRPEGAKIVEIISGGPVWRDQSLEVGDEILKVGQEGEEPIDIVGMRLDDAIKLIKGPKGTVVDLTVRKVDGTIEKVSITRDVVELEESYAKSATIKSDDHEYGIINLPKFYVDFEDYTERNAATDVAKEVERLKNDGVEGIILDLRDNGGGSLKTVVEMAGLFIKDGPIVQVRSSGQRKEVHEDKDERIQWDGPLVILVNELSASASEILAAAMQDYKRAVVIGSKQTFGKGTVQNVIPLDNIVRSNEHGDLGAIKLTTQKFYRINGGSTQLEGVKSDIVVPDRYSYIDLGERDQENPLGWDKITPADYKVWDGYIDLEATVENSKKRMANNPQIKLIEENARWIKEQQDETVVSLNYDKFVTKEDEAKKRSDKFKSLRDYDSKLTFGSLRYETELFTQDSVLREKRDRWHKDLAKDVYVEEAVNVLKDLQLNNIKSTEGKLASANKD